One Leucoraja erinacea ecotype New England chromosome 3, Leri_hhj_1, whole genome shotgun sequence genomic window carries:
- the LOC129694377 gene encoding S-antigen protein-like: protein GQGTGGQGGQGDRGTRRGDRGQGDRGTGGQGGTRGTRGPGG from the exons ggacaggggacagggggacaggggggacagggggacagggggaccagg aggggggacaggggacagggggacagggggacagggggacagggggggaccagggggaccaggggaccaggggga